The Callospermophilus lateralis isolate mCalLat2 unplaced genomic scaffold, mCalLat2.hap1 Scaffold_784, whole genome shotgun sequence genomic sequence GGGAATTTACATCTTGATGACTGACTAGATCAAAACCATTAAAAAACCATGAATAAAGAGGCAGATTAAAAAATAGGTTTGTCTAGCACCATTTTGAATCTCATATTAGAGtacaaattatagtattttttaccAGTGAAAGGACTCCAACACATGTAGCAGTATTTTAAGACTCCTGTAATCACACAAGTCACGATCAATAATAATACCATTGTAGGAAGAGAAATGTAGATCTTCACaggcagaaaactcacatacaaaAAGTGAAATTTGCCTTATGCAAAAAAGACCTCATTATTTATGTCATACTTCTTTTAGCTCCCAGGTTCCATATCATTGAGGACAACATATTCAACCAGAAGAAAGTGGATTTGTTTTATGCTAGATGAGTTAAGAACTGATATAATTAGAATGTAGAATAAACATATTTTGAGTTGGGGTTCAGCTGTTTCAAGTATGATGGCTTTCCCAGGAAAACAATTCAGGAGATTTTGTCCTCCACTTCACCCAAATTGTatgaaaaatttattatttttttttaaaaaaaagtggaaGTCACAGGTATAGCAGGTATTGAAATATCATGATTAGACAGCAAACTGCAGTTGTTTTTCTCAAGTTTTTGTATCATTGATTGTTGTGGAATTTGAATATTTGAAATATGAAAACTATATTTACAAATAAACatgaatattcttttttattttaaggtaatTTTAAGGCTCATAGCCTAAGGTCATAATACACAGTATAGTTACCTCATATTTTCCAAATGTAATCCCAAGACAAAGGAGttgggatatatttttcatgaaaaaaaaaatatatttttactaaGTAAAATTATGTTGTTCCATGTATCATACTTTTCTATGCAGTATATTTTTGGCCTTAAAATTAATAGAAGTGAATGCCTTGATGGGGCTACCAAAAGGTTTATATTATCTTGTACTGGTGAATATTGTGGAAGAATATATGGAGAATGAACCAAAAGATTTCTGAAATTATGTATTTTTGTGAATGGAAACTATTGAAAGGTACATCATTGTTATTAATGAAAAAGACTGATTAAAAACAGCAATCTTCTTTAAGTGTACATACATGAACAAATTCTTTGTTAAGCAAAAATGCCCTGTGCAGCCATGGATGGCTGAAATATATTATACTTAGACTCTGGTAATctcggttctttttttttttttttttaattctaactaGTAAATATTTTTGGCTCGATAAATCTCTATTCCTTTTCTTACTtttaaaaccagaggagcaatactTGTCTTTATGAACTTTCTGGATTGTTTTCCAATTTGACTGCaataaaatatgcagaaaaaatttggaaaatattacaaagcaTACAACTGGAAATAAATAATCTTTGCTTACTTTGTGACTATTTTCAAATGCTGTTGTAGCTCAAAGTGGGTAACTTATCTTTCTTCAATTACCTTTAACTGATCATATGTCCATTTTTCCCCTAGCATTTGGAAACCACACTTCATACGCTATTGGTCTCTTGCTTAAATCTTTACAAGTTTCTATTTCTACATTGTTGTGTGTTGATCCAAttgatttttcttctcatttagtgtagtttcatgtataattaaattgatataaatatagatataaatatgtcTATATTGGATAGTGTACAATGTCCCCAGATCTTATTCTTAGGCATATGTTGCTGTAAACTCATTTCTTCATGAATTATATGTAATGCTAATAAAATTGTGAATAATATTCAATATGATTTTTGTATGGATTGTGTATGAAAAAAGCTTTTACCCTATTGTAGCTGAAAAGGCAACATTTTATGATAAGAAACTTAATCTTTAAATACAACCTCCTCAGTTTACCTCTTACTACTGGTCATCAGAAATTGAGACTATAAAACATAGCTCATTGATTATTTCATCATAAATATAAGGCCTCATTCAACGTTGACTCCACATCCATTTCTCTAATTCCTGCCCTGAAATAACACTACCTATAGAATAACAAGGATAATTTACTAATGTACATGAAAACATTGATCATTGACCTCAttcacagaaaaatgaaatttctccAATGAGCATGAAGTCTAGAAGGCCATTATGCATAAAAGAAAGATAAAGCTCTTGTCTCCAGTAAGAGTTACCCTTAAGTTTGTGGAAATTCAGTCTATTAAAATAACTAGGAAAtgtaaaaatgttaacattttaaaatttataaatcaaGATATGAAAATCTGGGGCTTATTTTCCTATATCTATATCCTTCTTATAACTCTTAATTTCACCATAAatacaaacagaaaaaataatGATCTGACTTATGCAAATTGTATTCCACATTAAGTTTGATTAAAATGTGTAAAAGTATTAACAGATGCTAGAGTATTATTTACTCAATAGTATGTTTTACTGTTACATAGAACATTTAGTCAAGTGGAACACTATGATGTGTGTCATTTAACAGGATGCAATATATGAGTGAttacatataaacaaatattcaGTTTTAAAGACATATTGCATACATAAGAtaaatatatgtagaaaaatgcACTGTAAACCTGGCATGATGGTCAATGCTTACAATCCAAGCAAATTGGGAAGCTGAGTagcttcagaagtttaaattcagccttagcaacttagtgtggtttcaagcaacttagcaaggcagtcccaaaatttgaaaaagtggaGAGAGGGCAAAGAAATGTGGGTcactgtataaaaaaatacataaacttaaactgaaatacaaaaaaaaattaaagtttaaaatattacACTTCAATGTTAAATATCAAAAATAGATTTCATATAATACTTTTCTCAGTATTTAAAagtgaaaatagtaatttttgatttagaaaaacatttatattttttcaaaaatgagGTTTCTTCACTATGCATGTATGATATTATGACAGATATTTCTACAAAATAACTTAATAATGCTTAATAaatttaagcaaaagttaaagacaACTACTTGTTTTCTAAACTTAAATGAATTCTGTATTTTACTGATCCTCATATACATCAAGGTATAATATATAGATAATAATTATACTATACTCTcacatttattaaaaatgttttatttttatataaggcATACTttttggacaaaatctgttcaatgttCACTATTAGTATGAGTTTTCAATGAATgatgttcaatgaatttaaaatttaaatacattttggaAATATTATTTAACATTTTAGGGTTTTTGGGCACAATGAATTATCCAAAAATAAACAGTGTTTAAGAAAGAAACATGTGGCTACAATATGctttttccatttgtattttctctaaccagtatgtatccacaggtgctgagtattggtgaataaattttggagGAATTGTCACattgtcaattttcacatttcaaaactTTCTCTACACTATGGTTATTGTGGTGAGGATTAAGTTTTGTTCCTTTCTAAGAGTAATCGTAAAAATGCTCTCATTTGtagagcttctctccagtgtgttttctctgatgcctagtaatatatgatatataatacaaaatattTCTAGATTGTCTACATTCATATATCTTCTTTCCAGAATAAGTAGCCTAGTGGTGAAAagaattgatttcttattaaaagcTTTGCTGCATTTTTTCAATTTGTAggggttcttttctgtataaattctgttgttaataaggtttagtctttcttttttaatgtttattttttagttgtagttggacacaatacctttatttcacttatttatatttctgtggtgctgaggatcgaacccagaatctcacacatgtgaggctagctctaccactgaaccacaacaccagccccaaggtttagtctttctttaaaagtattatcactttatttacatttcacattcaccaggatgttttctgctgtggtgaataaagtattattttttattaaatactttTCCACATTACTCACATTTGTGGGGCTATTTTCCAGTGTGAGTGCTGCTGTGGTGAATAAGGCGTGTTTTATTGCTTAAAGCTTTACCACATTCCTTATATTTGTGAAGCTTCTCTCCAGTGTAAATGCTGCTGTGGCAAACAAGGTGTAAAatttgagtaaaaactttgtcacatactttgcatttgtgaggcttctctccagtgtgggttCTGtagtggcaaataaggtgtgatttttgactgaatactttgccacattctttatatttgtaaggcttctctctAGTGTGAGTTATTCTGTGGCAAATAAAGCTTGTTTTTTGagtaaagctttgccacattctttacatatgtagggcttctctccagtgagcTCTGCTGTGATGAATAAGGTCTactttttgaccaaaagctttgccacattctttacaatgGTAGGACTTCTCTCCACAGTTGTTTCTGCTGTGGCGAGTAAGGTTTGATTTgtcaccaaaagctttgccacattctgaacatttgtagggcttctctccattgTGAGTTCTTCCATggtaaataaggtgtgattttttaccaaaagctttgccacaatctgtacacttgtagggcttctctccagtgtgagttcgtcTGTGGCAAATGAGGTGTGATTTTTtggcaaaagctttgccacaatctttacatttgtagggcttctctccagtgtgagttctgctgtggtaaaTAAGGTCTGATTTTCGACCAAAAGCTTTgttacaatctttacatttgtagggcttctctccagtgtgagttctgctgtggcgaataaggtctgattttttaccaaaagctttgtcacattctttacatttgtagggcttctctccactgtgtgttctgctgtggcgaataaggtctgatttttgaccaaaagctttgtcacattctttacatttgtagggcttctctccagtgtgagttcttccatggtaaataaggtgtgatttttgaccaaaagctttgccacaatctttacaattgtagggcttctctccagtgtgagttcttctgtggcgaatagggattgatttttgagaaaaagctttgccaaattctttacatttgtagggcttctctccagtgtgagttctgctgtggtaaataaggtctgatttttgtccaaaagctttgccacaatctgtacatttgtagggcttctctccagtgtgagttcgtcTGTGGCAAATGAGGTGTGATTTTTtggcaaaagctttgccacaatctttacaattgtagggcttctctccagtgtgagttctgctgtggtaaaTAAGGTCTGATTTTCGACCAAAAGCTTTgttacaatctttacatttgtagggcttctctccagtgtgagttctgctgtggcgaataaggtctgattttttaccaaaagctttgtcacattctttacatttgtagggcttctctccactgtgtgttctgctgtggcgaataaggtCTGATGTTTTACCAAAAGCTttgtcacattctttacatttgtagggcttctctctacTGTGTgttctgctgtggtgaataaggtctgattttttaccaaaagctttgtcacattctttacatttgtagggcttctctccagtgtgagttcttctatggtaaataaggtgtgatttttgaccaaaagctttgccacaatctttacatttgtagggcttctctccagtgtgagttcttctgtggtgaataaggattgatttttgagcaaaagctttgccacattctttacatttgtagagcttctctccagtgtgagttctgctgtggtaaataaggtatgatttttttccaaaagctttgccacaatctgtgcatttgtagggcttctttcCAGTGTGAGTTCGTCTGTGGCAAATGAGGTGTGATTTTttgccaaaagctttgccacaatctttacatttgtagggcttctctccagtgtgagttcttccaTGGTAAATAAGGTCTGATTTTCGACCAAAAGCTTTgttacaatctttacatttgtagggcttctcttcactgtgtgttctgctgtggcgaataaggtCTGATTTTTTACCAAAACCTttgtcacattctttacatttgtaagacTTCTCTTCAGTGTGATTTCTTCCATggtaaataaggtgtgattttttaccaaaagctttgccacaatctttacatttgtaggaattctctccagtgtgagttcttctgtggtgaataaggattgatttttgaccaaaagctttgccacaatctttacatttgtagggcttctctccattgtgggttcctctgtggtaaataagacctttttttttactaaaagctttggttgcttttctttatatttgtagagcttctctccagtataaattctctggtGGTATACAAGGCCTGATATTCTATATGATTTCTGATGTTCACTATCACTtgtagttttccatattttcttttgtgGAAAATAGTCAAGATCACAACTTCTATATTTTGCACTTATCacttcatgaaatatatgttttatgcCATTTTCTGGTGAATATTCTTGGGTATGATTAggagtcatggctgaaataaacaaaaatcaaaaaaaaaatacctattaGACTGgcataaatatattttgcatgcataacatgaaattaaggtaaaataagtacatAAGGAATGTAGCAGATTAGTAAGTCCAAAGTCACCACAAATGCgaaaaatatattaattcaatAAAAATGTACAGAAAA encodes the following:
- the LOC143387102 gene encoding uncharacterized protein LOC143387102, which translates into the protein MIVKKATKAFSKKKGLIYHRGTHNGEKPYKCKDCGKAFGQKSILIHHRRTHTGENSYKCKDCGKAFGKKSHLIYHGRNHTEEKSYKCKECDKGFGKKSDLIRHSRTHSEEKPYKCKDCNKAFGRKSDLIYHGRTHTGEKPYKCKDCGKAFGKKSHLICHRRTHTGKKPYKCTDCGKAFGKKSYLIYHSRTHTGEKLYKCKECGKAFAQKSILIHHRRTHTGEKPYKCKDCGKAFGQKSHLIYHRRTHTGEKPYKCKECDKAFGKKSDLIHHSRTHSREKPYKCKECDKAFGKTSDLIRHSRTHSGEKPYKCKECDKAFGKKSDLIRHSRTHTGEKPYKCKDCNKAFGRKSDLIYHSRTHTGEKPYNCKDCGKAFAKKSHLICHRRTHTGEKPYKCTDCGKAFGQKSDLIYHSRTHTGEKPYKCKEFGKAFSQKSIPIRHRRTHTGEKPYNCKDCGKAFGQKSHLIYHGRTHTGEKPYKCKECDKAFGQKSDLIRHSRTHSGEKPYKCKECDKAFGKKSDLIRHSRTHTGEKPYKCKDCNKAFGRKSDLIYHSRTHTGEKPYKCKDCGKAFAKKSHLICHRRTHTGEKPYKCTDCGKAFGKKSHLIYHGRTHNGEKPYKCSECGKAFGDKSNLTRHSRNNCGEKITHTREKPYKYKECGKVFSQKSHLICHYRTHTGEKPHKCKVCDKVFTQILHLVCHSSIYTGEKLHKYKECGKALSNKTRLIHHSSTHTGK